One Methanobacteriaceae archaeon genomic window, AAAGGAGAAATAAAAATTAAAAAAGGAATAGAATTATCTGATTTCATTATTGAAGCTATTGAAATGGGATTAGAAATTAGCGCTATTCAAAAAATGTGATATTATGAAAATCGGAGCATCAACCCTTGCAGGAATTGAAAATGATTTAGAAGAAACTTTAGAATTTATTGAAAACTTAGGATTGGATTATGCAGAACTTGTACATCAGTTTCCATGTGAAAACATAGATGCTGAAGTATTGGAAAACTACAATTTAAAATATTCCATCCACGCACCATTTATTGATGTTAATATCGCAAGTGTGCAGGATAAAAGTAGAATAAATTCAGTAGACCAAATTAAATCATCAATAGATTTAGCAAATAAAATTGATGCTGAGTGTGTTGTAGTCCATCCTGGACTAACTTCCTTTTTACCAAACAAATACTTTAAAAATGAAGTAACCAATTTTGCAAATGAATCTATGATAGAACTTGGAAGATATGCCGAGGACTTAGGAGTGCTTG contains:
- a CDS encoding sugar phosphate isomerase/epimerase, with protein sequence MKIGASTLAGIENDLEETLEFIENLGLDYAELVHQFPCENIDAEVLENYNLKYSIHAPFIDVNIASVQDKSRINSVDQIKSSIDLANKIDAECVVVHPGLTSFLPNKYFKNEVTNFANESMIELGRYAEDLGVLATFENMPSFNTMIYDNMEELNEFLVSNDLFMTLDIGHAMHSGYGADEMYFDCIKHVHIHDNFGDDDAHLTLGEGTIDLNTIVNTLEKNNYDGIYIIEVNNYDSIKKSYEYMKKNF